In Lagopus muta isolate bLagMut1 chromosome 6, bLagMut1 primary, whole genome shotgun sequence, one DNA window encodes the following:
- the ASCL2 gene encoding achaete-scute homolog 2 yields the protein MNGGAPPPPPAAASRCRRRPASPELLRCKRRLAFASLSGSGTAAAAVARRNERERNRVRLVNLGFAALRQHVPHGTASKKLSKVETLRSAVEYIRALQRLLDEHDAAAAFPDGRAGRSAGRGAVGESGGGSGYSSASPCSSEESGYEPVLSPEEQELLDFTSWLGSY from the coding sequence ATGAACGGCGgtgccccgccgccgccccccgccgccgcctcacgctgccgccgccgccccgcctcTCCGGAGCTGCTGCGCTGCAAACGCCGCTTGGCCTTCGCCTCCCTTTCGGGCAGCGGCACCGCGGCGGCGGCCGTGGCCCGGCGCAACGAGCGGGAGCGCAACCGCGTGCGGTTGGTCAACCTGGGCTTCGCCGCTCTGCGGCAGCACGTCCCCCACGGGACCGCCAGCAAGAAGCTGAGTAAGGTGGAGACGCTGCGCTCCGCCGTCGAGTACATCCGAGCGCTGCAGCGGCTCCTCGACGAGCACGACGCCGCCGCCGCTTTCCCCGACGGCCGAGCGGGCCGCTCTGCGGGGCGGGGGGCTGTCGGGGAaagcggcggcggcagcggctaTTCCTCCGCCTCGCCCTGTTCCTCCGAGGAGAGCGGCTACGAGCCGGTGCTCAGCCCCGAGGAGCAGGAACTGCTGGATTTCACCAGCTGGCTTGGGAGCtactga